In one Phycisphaerae bacterium genomic region, the following are encoded:
- the trmB gene encoding tRNA (guanosine(46)-N7)-methyltransferase TrmB — protein MLTIDDVLLPPPGIGELIDFQAIFGDNRPIEMEIGTGKGGFLLNRARALPDRGFLGIEWADKICRYAADRMVRWGVTNVRLMRADAGHLVAHSLPAKCLTILHIYHPDPWPKKRHHKRRLIQPAFIAAAANALLPGGRIAIQTDHAEYFEHIRQVVAGEPRLIEVPFDVPEAGVQEGRVSTNYEIKYLREGRPIYQLAMMKK, from the coding sequence ATGTTGACGATTGACGATGTCCTGTTGCCGCCGCCCGGCATCGGCGAGCTGATCGACTTCCAGGCGATCTTTGGCGACAACCGGCCGATCGAAATGGAGATCGGAACGGGTAAGGGGGGCTTCCTCCTCAATCGGGCCCGCGCCCTGCCAGACAGGGGCTTCCTCGGCATCGAATGGGCTGACAAGATCTGCCGCTACGCCGCTGATCGAATGGTCCGATGGGGCGTGACGAATGTCCGTCTAATGCGCGCGGACGCCGGTCATCTGGTCGCACACAGCCTGCCGGCCAAATGCCTGACCATTCTGCACATCTACCACCCCGATCCCTGGCCCAAGAAGCGTCACCACAAGCGACGGCTGATTCAGCCGGCCTTCATCGCTGCGGCCGCGAATGCCCTCCTGCCCGGCGGCCGAATCGCCATCCAAACCGACCACGCCGAGTACTTCGAGCACATTCGGCAGGTGGTAGCCGGCGAGCCGCGGCTGATCGAGGTCCCCTTCGACGTGCCCGAGGCCGGGGTGCAGGAGGGTCGTGTCTCAACAAACTACGAGATCAAGTACCTGCGCGAAGGGCGCCCCATCTATCAACTTGCGATGATGAAGAAGTGA
- a CDS encoding YggS family pyridoxal phosphate-dependent enzyme: MKRKLSDNYKRVRDRIHAACRRSGRDPGSVRLVAVTKMVEVDVIRAAIEMGMVDLGERRVQDLVKRAGMINEHLARRRTLEPGTCPPTPRWHMIGHLQRNKVRQLLPWVDMIHSLDSLRLAEEISDEAAKLGRVVPCLIEINVSGEKSKFGIAVGAAPYLAEQVVAMPGLSIVGLMTMAPLVENAEEARCYFRRLRELFEDMKHEGVVKPEFRELSMGMTNDFEVAIEEGATLVRIGTALFEGLTNPVQQQ; encoded by the coding sequence ATGAAACGCAAGCTATCGGACAACTACAAACGTGTTCGGGACCGCATCCACGCGGCATGCCGGCGGAGCGGCCGGGACCCTGGGAGCGTCCGCCTTGTGGCCGTCACCAAGATGGTCGAGGTGGACGTGATCCGGGCGGCCATCGAGATGGGCATGGTGGACCTGGGCGAGCGGCGCGTGCAGGACCTGGTCAAGCGTGCCGGGATGATTAACGAGCACCTTGCCCGGCGTCGGACGTTGGAGCCGGGCACATGCCCGCCGACGCCTCGCTGGCACATGATCGGGCATCTTCAAAGGAACAAGGTTCGTCAGTTGCTGCCGTGGGTGGATATGATCCACTCGCTGGACAGCCTGCGGCTGGCCGAAGAAATCAGTGATGAGGCGGCGAAGCTCGGGCGTGTGGTCCCCTGTCTGATCGAGATCAACGTTTCGGGCGAGAAGAGCAAGTTCGGCATTGCCGTGGGGGCGGCCCCGTACCTGGCCGAGCAGGTGGTTGCCATGCCCGGGCTGAGTATCGTCGGCCTGATGACGATGGCGCCGCTGGTCGAAAATGCGGAAGAGGCGCGATGCTATTTCCGTCGGCTGCGTGAGCTGTTCGAAGACATGAAACACGAAGGCGTGGTCAAGCCGGAGTTCCGGGAGCTTTCCATGGGCATGACCAACGATTTCGAGGTCGCCATCGAGGAAGGGGCGACTCTGGTGCGTATCGGGACGGCCCTGTTCGAAGGTCTGACTAACCCCGTGCAGCAACAGTAG
- a CDS encoding NPCBM/NEW2 domain-containing protein, protein MTILAVAFVIAVSPSASPVQALMLDGQVFEGQWAGPGQEGEIRLQTGGAARTVRIDELLSLRWQTAHTAAASQSQPLPLVIHLRDGGRISARVLGSDSGGLELETKWTKSLIVPLSLMAAMCSCGDQRHDLSAAFEQTLADKKPDEDQLLVVRNNRVTTLKGTLESLGADGGSFRWRDRSVPFAAQEAFAVVMATGQSTPPLAQALCSLRDGCTWAGQIVGIEADLLRLRLSMGTVLSLPIEQMSEIRFRSDRVLFLSDLTPAKYEFEPFGATRWPYRVNRAVSNQPMRIGEQSFDRGIGVHSRSVLTYDVPEGFVRLAAMIGIDEAVGDRGNVIFRVLADGKEVFNSGPVTGRDAARPLLATIENARQIQLIVEFGDDIDIGDQADWAEVRLIR, encoded by the coding sequence GGTTCAGGCTCTGATGCTCGATGGGCAGGTGTTCGAGGGGCAGTGGGCGGGGCCCGGACAGGAAGGCGAGATTCGCCTGCAAACCGGGGGAGCGGCGAGAACCGTTCGTATTGATGAGTTGCTATCGCTGAGGTGGCAAACAGCGCACACTGCGGCGGCTTCGCAATCCCAACCACTTCCTCTGGTCATCCATCTCAGGGACGGTGGTCGTATTTCGGCACGCGTGCTGGGCAGCGACTCGGGCGGGCTCGAGCTGGAAACAAAGTGGACCAAGTCGCTGATAGTGCCTCTGTCTCTGATGGCGGCGATGTGCAGTTGCGGTGATCAGAGGCACGATCTGTCGGCGGCATTTGAGCAGACCCTGGCCGACAAGAAGCCGGACGAGGATCAGCTTCTGGTGGTGAGAAACAATCGCGTGACCACGCTAAAGGGAACGTTGGAGTCGCTCGGCGCCGATGGCGGCTCTTTCCGCTGGCGTGATCGATCCGTCCCATTCGCAGCTCAGGAAGCCTTCGCCGTGGTCATGGCGACCGGGCAGTCGACGCCGCCTCTCGCTCAGGCACTCTGCTCGCTGCGCGATGGTTGCACATGGGCAGGCCAGATCGTGGGCATCGAAGCAGATTTGCTGCGTCTGCGGCTGAGCATGGGTACTGTGCTGAGTCTGCCTATCGAGCAGATGAGCGAAATCCGCTTTCGATCCGACCGCGTGCTGTTCCTGAGCGATCTTACCCCGGCCAAGTACGAGTTTGAGCCGTTTGGTGCAACCCGGTGGCCCTATCGCGTGAATCGCGCGGTGTCGAATCAGCCGATGCGCATCGGTGAGCAGTCGTTTGACCGCGGGATCGGCGTGCATTCGCGATCGGTGCTGACCTACGACGTGCCCGAGGGATTCGTCCGACTGGCGGCGATGATCGGCATCGATGAGGCGGTGGGTGACCGGGGAAACGTGATCTTCCGCGTGCTGGCCGACGGCAAGGAGGTCTTCAACAGCGGTCCGGTCACCGGTCGTGACGCCGCCCGTCCGCTGCTGGCAACGATCGAAAACGCCCGGCAGATCCAGCTCATCGTCGAGTTCGGCGACGACATCGACATCGGCGACCAGGCCGACTGGGCGGAGGTGCGGCTGATCAGATAG